A window from Salmo salar unplaced genomic scaffold, Ssal_v3.1, whole genome shotgun sequence encodes these proteins:
- the LOC123732482 gene encoding collagen alpha-1(XIV) chain isoform X2: MAISKTTARVVVDCKVVGGKPINAAGNISIDGVEVLGRMVRSRGKRDNSAPFQIQMFDIICSTSWASRDKCCELPGLLAGPRR, encoded by the exons ATGGCGATCAGTAAGACCACAGCCAGGGTGGTGGTTGACTGTAAGGTAGTGGGAGGAAAGCCCATCAACGCGGCTGGCAACATCAGTATAGACGGGGTGGAGGTACTGGGACGCATGGTACGATCCAGAGGGAAGAGGGACAACTCAGCTCcg ttcCAGATCCAGATGTTTGACATTATCTGCAGCACGTCCTGGGCCAGTCGAGACAAGTGCTGTGAGCTCCCTGGACTG CTAGCCGGGCCCAGGAGATAG
- the LOC123732482 gene encoding uncharacterized protein isoform X1, with amino-acid sequence MAISKTTARVVVDCKVVGGKPINAAGNISIDGVEVLGRMVRSRGKRDNSAPFQIQMFDIICSTSWASRDKCCELPGLRLEEDCPAMPHACSCSQDSKGPPGPTGPPVKSYYCLYLLSQGIGCPFNTPFNTIQNNPRQKTTLRDIISPESCQAGRKRDSRGRQKEIQTRHSKPDTCRPPKVILVKHSRSGEGQCHLVLWTCLHHRWTLLGEGPQQSESLHTFC; translated from the exons ATGGCGATCAGTAAGACCACAGCCAGGGTGGTGGTTGACTGTAAGGTAGTGGGAGGAAAGCCCATCAACGCGGCTGGCAACATCAGTATAGACGGGGTGGAGGTACTGGGACGCATGGTACGATCCAGAGGGAAGAGGGACAACTCAGCTCcg ttcCAGATCCAGATGTTTGACATTATCTGCAGCACGTCCTGGGCCAGTCGAGACAAGTGCTGTGAGCTCCCTGGACTG AGGCTGGAGGAGGACTGTCCTGCCATGCCCCATGCCTGTAGCTGTTCTCAGGACAGTAAAGGACCTCCCGGACCCACAGGACCTCCCGTAAAGTCCTACTACTGCCTTTATTTACTGtctcagggaatagggtgcccttttaACACACCTTTTAACACCATACAAAATAATCCTAGACAGAAAACAACACTCAGAGACATCATTTCTCCAGAGAGCTGTCAAGCAGGCAGGAAAAGAGACTCCAGGGGCCGACAGAAGGAAATCCAAACCAGACATTCCAAACCAGATACCTGCCGCCCACCAAAAGTAATTTTGGTGAAACATTCCCGGTCTGGGGAGGGTCAATGTCACTTAGTACTGTGGACGTGTCTCCACCACAGGTGGACATTGTTAGGGGAAGGACCCCAACAGAGTGAGAGTCTTCATACATTCTGCTGa